The genomic region TCATTGGATTCTGCTTCCGCGGTCAGCGGAGTTCCAAGGGACATCAGAATCAATGTGGATACGGAGAGTGCTGTAATCAGGCTCTTGTTGCGCATTTTGAACCTCCAGGAGAGCGGTTAAATTCCTCTCCTACTGGTAACGATAACAAGGGAATACTGAACGAGAGCTTAATGATGTTTTTCGAAAGTTTCGGACGAGGCTTGGTGAGTGAGGGAGAGCAGTCGTAAGGCTGTGCTGTCAGATCAAGTTTCGACTATACACTTGAGTCGCTCCTTATCCGATCATGTAATATTATTTTGTTTCTCTGCAACGCTTGAATCAAATTTTTCTTTGCTAATTACAAACCGTTTATGCTCGCCTTTGGAGATTAATTCTACTTCATCATGTGCCTCGACCGAAAATGTAAGTTTTCTTCCTTCGACTTTAATTAATTCGACAGTTGCAGTAACTTCGAACCCAGGAGGTGTTGCCGCGCCATGACTTACATTAATATGAATTCCAACGGTTTGTTCATGTGGCCAGTCTAGGAGTCTGTCGGATTTAACCAGTCCCATTTGATAAAATACTGTAAGCCAAAGAATAACGAACCGAAGTCAGTATGTCAGATAAATTCCGCACGATTAATCGAGACACCCCCTATCTGTTGCCGCCCTCATTACAGGACTGGCTACCAGAGAACCATTTGGCGCGATTTATCGTGGACATCGTAGAACAGCTGGATCTGAAAGAGCTGGAATCTCAATACGGTGGCGGAGGAAAAGCGCCCTACCATCCAGCCATTTTGCTTTCACTGCTGTTCTACGGTTACGCAACCGGCGTATTCTCCAGCCGAAAGTTGGAGCAAGCCACCTACGACTCCGTGGCCTTCCGGTTCATTACGGCAGACAGCCATCCAGACCATGACACCATCGCCACCTTTCGCAAACGCTTTCTCAAGGAGTTGAAGGGATTCTTTGTCCAGATATTAGTGATAGCCAAGGCGATGAGTCTTTTGAAGATAGGCAATGTGAGTTTGGATGGGACAAAGGTCAAGGCCAATGCCAGCAAACACAAGGCGATGAGTTGGGGGTATGCCAACAAGCTTGAAGAGCAGCTTCATCGTGAAGTCGAGCTGTTGCTGAAAAAGGCCGAACAGGCCGATGCAGAAGAAGAGCCGGAACTGGATATTCCAGAGGAACTCAAACGTCGTGAGGACCGGCTTGCTGCGATAGCCAAGGCTAAGAAAGAGATCGAACGAAGAGCGCGTGAGCGCTTTGAAAAAGAACGGGCGGAATACGAAGAGAAGGTGAAGCGGCGTAAGGAACGAGAGGAAAAGACAGGGAAGAAGGCCAGAGGTAGAGTGCCAAAGCCGCCAGAAGAAGGTCCACAGGAAAAAGACCAAGTCAATTTCACGGATGAGGAGTCACGCATCATGCCCTCATCGGAAGGGTTTGTTCAGGCCTATAACGCCCAAGCGGCAGTTGATACCGGTACCCACCTGATCGTGGAGAACCATATTACCCAGCAACCCAATGACAAACAGGAAATAGAACCTGCACTTGCACAACTGAAGGCAGCAGAAGAGCAGCTGGGAAAACCACAAGGTCTGTTGGCGGATACGGGTTACTTCAGTGAAGAGAATGTCAATCGTTGTGAAGCACAGGAGATCACCCCCTACCTCTCCGATAGCCGCGAACAGCACAACCTGCCGCTGGAAGAGCGGCTGAAACAGGTGCCGCCCTGCCCGGAAGATGCCGATATGTTAACCCGAATGAGGCATCGACTCAGTACACCGGAAGGCAAGGCCGTGTATGCCACACGGAAATCGACAGTTGAGACCGTCTTCGGCATTATCAAAGAAGTAATGGGATTTCGGCAATTTCACCTTCGAGGGAGTGATTCAGCGCAAGGTGAATGGAATCTGGTATGTACGGCATGGAACCTGAAGCGGATGCATGCGCTGGCAGGCTGAGATATCGACAAGGATAGGTCAGTCTTTCATAATTCACTGCCCTACATAGGGCTTATATTCCTACAGAGGCAGCGATTATGGGAAAAACACGGTGGGCCGGAAAATATCCCTGGCTCAATGGATCAAACCCGACAGACTCCTAGATGAGGATTAATCGCCTTTATACACGCCCACTCAAGAAATCCAACCAGAAATCCTGTTGCGAAGACTTCGGGCATTGCTATAAATTCTTCTGATTCTGGATATAAGGCTGGAACCGTCTTTGATACAGGCACGACATATTTGTGCTCGTATCGAATTCCAGGTTTTAAAGATTCTTTCAACCTTTCTCTCCTCCTATGGCATAACGCAGAGCTCAAAAATCCATCTTCTGAGCCTTGAAATTATTATTTTTGTCTTGGCATCTCTACTAACTCCGACACCTCAAGTGAACCGCCAATATCAAGAAAAGGGCAAGCCTTTGCAATCGACAGCGCCGCCTCCATAGATTCCGCTTCAATTATTGTGTAACCAGACATTGTCGTTGTGCCTCCAATGGCAACAGTGCCATCAGAGTTTACTGTGCTCGTATTCTTAAGCGGATTTGCAGGACTAACAGCTGAGTCGCCCAATGAAGATAACCAATCCATATATTTCGAAAAATGTTGCTTACCTTCCTCTGGACTGGATGGTTGATCACCGCCCAGATAAACAATAACGTATTGAGGCATTGCGCTTCTCCATAGTTGAAATTTAACTTTTACTGCACTTCAAAAACATAACTTCGAAAATCTCCCGGTGGAGGGGCAAGACCCTCTTATCAAGATGATTCTTGGTCATCCCTGGACAAAATGTCCAGTAGTAGATTTCTCACCTAACTGGTTGCGCAAGATCAAGGGGGTTGCGATTGGGTAGAGAATCGTCCAATACCTATGCCAGTTGGACAGAGACTTTGGATGAAAGTTAATTTGTCGGAATTATTTACACTTTGGAAATTGATTAATTTATCTCTCTGGCTACACTAACTGATTGAAATTAATCTAAATCTATCCTGTTAGCTATCGATTTCCAAACGGGACAGAAATTCATGTATCTCAGGATCTGGGTGATAGAGACGATCCGAATCACTTTATTTGGGTATGGGAACGGGTGTCAATAGAAGCTGATCGGGAAGAGATATTGAGCCCAAGACACACCCGATTGGCTTGGAGGGAACATACCTATTCCTCTGATGTTATGGGGGGGCGGTCTGAAGCGAGTATCAGACTCAAAATGGGTAGTATTCAGGTTCGGAAAATAGAAGGTGTCAGCTACCAGACATACTCATTTTTCGTTTCCCGTCATCGTTCTGAGCTAAGAGATACTGATTTCTAAGTAGCAGCGCCGGGTTGCGGCACCGCAGCTGGCTCTACGTCCTCCCCCGATCTGCTTCCGATCCGCTCCAAAAAGGTGTCCCCAGTGTTGTTTAGAATCTTTGGTTTATATGAATAATCTCTGCACCAGCTTTCAACTTATCAAGGAAGTCCGCCCATTCCTGCATCATCCTGATCCTCTCCGGCATGTGTTCTGCGTAGTTATAGGCGGCTCGAACGGAATTTCTTTCAGTATGAGCTAATTGGCGTTCGATAGCGTCTCTGTGCCAACCCTGCTCATTCAAAAGGGTAGAAGCCATGGAGCGGAACCCATGACCTGTCATTTCCTCTTTTGTATACCCGAGTCGCCTCAGGGCTGCATTAACTGTATTTTCTGACATGGGGCGTTTATTGCTGCGCATGCCTGGAAAAACATACTTTCCGTTGCCAGTGAGTGGCTTGATCTCTTCCAGAGCGGAAGATCTGTCCACAGCTTTGGTGGATGCGGTGGGCTGTTTCCAGTGCGCCTCTGTCTTCTATTCGGCGAAGGACTGTCAGTAGCTCAGGTGCTGTGATCTCGCCGATTGTCCTTGAGCCAATCCAAGGGAACACGTCTTTCTCCAGTCGCAGCAAGATCCGGGACGAGTGGGTTTTCGACCAGTTGGGCTCATGCTTGCCCCACCATTCACGGGCTACGGTCTCTAGGCTGTCTGCTCCTGATTGAGATGCCTTGGTTGCTTTGCGGGCTTCGCTTGGGTCAATTCCATCCACCAATTGCTTTCGGGCTGTTGATCTCCTGTCTCTTGCTGTTTTCAGAGACACATCAGGATAGACCCCCATTGAGAGAGTTTTCCGCTTGCTGTTGAAACGGTAATCCAATCGCCACCACTTGCCTCCTTTTGGAGTAATAAGGAGATATAGGCCAGACCCATCTGTCAGTTTGTATTGCTTGTCTTTTGGTTTGGCGTTACGGATGGCGCTGTCAGTGAGTGGCATGGCGGTAACTCCAGTGGCGGTAAGTGGGGCTACCGCCATACTTACCGTCATTTATCGTGGATTTCATAGGATTATACTAGACGGTAACGGACAGTCAGGCAATAAAAAAGCCCGCTGTTACGCGGGCTTAGGGTCTTTATTGGATTGCTTTGGATCTTCAATTGGTGGAGGCGGGCGGATTCGAACCGCCGTCCGCGAGTCCTCTGCCGTAGGTTCTACATGTTTAGTCCGGTCTATTATTTTTAGCTGGCTGCCACCCGACGGACAGGGTGTGCAGATAGCGATTTCGGTTAAGTTTTAACGAATCCACCCCGAATAAGCTTCATCGCGATCTTATGAGATATGACGCCTGATTGGTCCGAAGACCCTGGACGCATAAGCACGGCTCCAGTCAGACGGCATTCTACCGGTTATTAAGCGGCGAGTGCGTAGTTGTCGTCGTTGGCAACTATAAGTTTGCAGCTAGTTTTACGAGGTTATCTGCCCCTCGACATGCACCTAAGGTTTTGTAACCCCCGTCGAAGCCTACGTCGCCCCCAAGGAGAAACTTTTCTCAAGTCTCAAGGGTAGACAGTATAAAGCAGCGGGAAGTTCCGTGCCATGCTGAAGTGAGGTTGGATCAGCCGCGTTTGAAGATTCGCTCTTTCTCACGCTTCCAGTCACGGTCTTTATCGCTGCTGCGTTTATCGTGCTGTTTTTTACCTTTTGCCAGACCGATCTCCAGTTTGGCGTAGCCTTTTTTCCAGTAGAGCGCGGTGGGAACCAAGGTGTAGCCTTTTCGCTCCACCAGGCCGATGAGTTTGCTCAGTTCGCGGCGGTGCAGCAGCAGTTTTCGGCTGCGGGTCGGATCGGTCGTGACATGAGTGGACGCGGTTTTGAGCGGGGTAATATGGGCCCCAAAGAGGTAGGCCTCGCCGTTCTGAATGATGACGTAGCTCTCTTTGATCTGCACGCGTCCCTCGCGCAGACTCTTGACCTCCCATCCCTGCAGGGAGATGCCCGCCTCGTAGCGCTCCTCGATAAAAAAGTCGTGCTTCGCCTTCTTGTTGAGGGCGATGGTCGAGCCGCCGGAGGATTTCGCTGATTTTGATTTTTTTCCCATCGGCGCATTCTATGCGAGTGGGCATCTATCGGCCAGTCCTGCCTTGTTATAGAGGTTGATTTCACGGAGAATAAATCGCTTTCGATCAAGCGCTTCAGGGGAAAAATTTCCGCCATGACAGAACGGACATCCATCCACGGCCAGTGGTCATCCAGGCTGGTCTTTATCCTGGCTGCTACGGGTTCAGCGGTGGGATTGGGCAATATTTGGAAATTCCCCTACATCACCGGCGAGAATGGCGGGGGTGCATTTGTCTTGGTCTATCTGCTCTGTATTGCCGTGGTGGGTATCCCGATCATGATGGCGGAGGTGATGCTGGGACGGCGTGGTCGGCAGAGTCCGATCAACACCATGACGGCGCTGGCAAAGGAGGAGGGCGCTTCGTCTGCCTGGTCCCTGGTTGGCTGGAGTGGTGTGCTGGCCGGTTTTATTATCCTCTCTTACTACAGTGTGATCGCCGGCTGGGCTTTGGCCTATGTCTTTCGGGTGGCCGGAGGAATTTTCAATGGTGCCGATGCGGCGGGCGTGCAGGCTGTTTTCACCGGTCTTACCGGCGATCCGGAACGCTTGATTGCCTGGCATACCCTGTTCATGTTGATGAGTATGGCGGTGGTCGCGCGCGGGGTGCGGGCTGGTCTGGAAAAGGCGGTGACTTACCTGATGCCGGCGCTCTTTGTGCTGCTGTTTGTGCTGCTGGGTTATGCGATGAGTACAGGGGCGTTCATCGATGGCCTGAAATTTCTCTTTCAACCTGATTTCGGCAAGCTGTTTTACGTCTGCGAAACTGTCGCTGGAAGCGAAAGTTGTGAGCTGTCTGGCAGTCCCGTTCTGGTGGCGATGGGACACGCTTTCTTTACCCTGAGTCTGGGTATGGGGGCGATCATGGTTTACGGCTCCTATATGCCGAAGGGAACCTCTATCGCCCGTTCAGCGGTGTTGATTGCGCTGCTGGACACCCTGGTTGCATTGGTTGCTGGCATGGCGATATTCCCCATCGTGTTTGCCAATGGCCTGGAGCCCGGTTCAGGCCCAGGGCTGATCTTTCAGACCCTGCCGATTGCTTTCGGCGCCATGCCCGGCGGACAGTTCTTTGGAACTCTGTTTTTCGTTCTGCTGGTCTTTGCCGCATGGTCCTCGGCGATCTCGCTGATCGAACCGGCGGTTGCCTGGTTGGTGGAGAATCGGGGGCTGACTCGCGTACGTGCCTCTGCCGTGATCGGTATGACGACCTGGGTTTTGGGCCTTGGCAGCATCTTCTCCTTCAATATCTGGTCAGGAGATGAGTATAAGCTGTTCGGAAAGACGTTCTTTGATCTGTTGGACTATCTGGCAGCCAATATTATGCTGCCGCTGGGCGGCTTGCTGATTGCGTTGTTTGCCGGCTGGTTGATGAAGCGGGAATCAAGTGTTGATGAGTTTGCCATGCATGCTTGGCGTTATGGTCTGTGGCGGGTGCTGATCCGCTATGTTTCGCCACTGGCTGTTGTTGTCGTCTTTCTTAACGCTGTCGGGATCTTCTGAGTATGCCGGTAGTGAGCAAAAGCGCCCTGGTTCATCATTCAGCCGAAGAGATGTACCGCTTGGTGTGTGACTTTGAGTCTTACCCGGAGTTTCTCCCCTGGTGCAGTGCCAGTCGCCTGATCTCAAGAACCGAGGATCAGATTTGTGGAGAATTGGAGGTTTCCCGCCTTGGTATTCGACAGCGTTTTTCAACCTGCAATGCGTTGGTCTCCAATGAACGGATGGATATCCAGTTGCGGGATGGGCCATTCAGAAAATTACAGGGTGGCTGGCGCTTCATTCCCCTCAAAACCGATGCGAGCAAGGTGGAGCTGGTACTGGATTTTGAGTTCTCGGGAAAATTGATCGATGCTGCTTTCGGCAAGGTTTTTAATCATATCGCCACCACGCTGGTGGATTCGTTTTGTAAGCGGGCGGATGAGGTGTACCGTGACTGATGAAGGTATTTTGGTGGAAGTGGCCTATGGGAAGCTTGATGAGCAGGTTATTCTGGTGGTCAAAGGCGCCTCTGGCATGACGGTGCGCAACGCCATTGAATCGTCAGGCGTTCTGGAGCAGTTTCCTGAGATAGACCCGGACTCAGCCAAGGTGGGTATTTTCGGCAAACTCACCAAGCAGGAGACGGTATTGAATAGTGGTGACCGGGTGGAGATCTATCGGCCACTGATTGCTGATCCCAAGGAGGCGAGAAAGAAGCGCGCTGCCGAGGGTAAGGTAATGAGGAAAGGTGGCGGCGAGCAGAGCTGAGATGGCTAGATGCTTTTCACGCAGCTAATTTAGGGCAGGCCGGTTCAAGCGTAGCGGAACCGGCAGAAGTTCTAGTCATCCTCGATATCGAGACCGGCTTTCTGCAGTGCCTTGTCCACGATGCCCAATTCGCCAGTGTAGTCGGGTACGCTGACAACGAGTTCTTTCTTTTCCTTCTGTTCAGCAATGTTTTCCGCAGGTTTGATGTCTCCACTGTAACGGACCATTGAGTCACCGTCGAAAAAGACGGAAAAGTGCTTGATCTCCAGAGGATCGTTGCGCCTCTTTATGCTGAAAAGGTAATCCCATCGGTTCTGATGAAAGACATCCACCAGAAGAGGGGTGCCGAGTAAGAATCGTACCTGCTTTCGGCTCATTCCCGGTTTGAGTTCAGCCACCACTTCAGGGGTGACGATGTTACCCTGCTGGATGTCTGGAATATGAACCAGGGAGAAATCCCGCCAGCTTGAACAACCGCCCAGGATGAGGAGAGTGCTGACCAAAAGAGAGATGAGAATCTTTTGCATTACGAGTACAATTCAATAAAAATCAATGTTGGATGATACCTCATCACCTTCTGAAAAACACGAAGGCGGAGTAGTGATAAATGGATAATCAGGAAATTAGAAAAGCGGGCTTGAAGGTTACCCTGCCAAGGGTAAAGATTCTTGAGCTACTTGAAGCGAGTGTGCCACGCCACGTCAGTGCTGAAGATGTCTATAAGATGCTCCTGGAAAAAGGCGAAGAGATCGGTCTGGCGACTGTCTATCGGGTGCTGACCCAGTTTGAAGCGGCGGGTTTGGTTACCCGGCATAATTTTGAGGGGGGGCACGCGGTATTTGAATTGGATCGTGGAGAGCATCACGATCACATCGTCTGTGTACTCTGTGGGAAGGTTGAAGAGTTTATGGATGCCACCATTGAAGAGCGGCAAAAAGAGATTGCTGCAGAGCATGGGTTTGAAATGGAGGACCACTCTCTGATTATCTATGGGCGTTGCATCAACCCTTCTTGCCCCGGCCGCGAATCGTAAGCGATTAACCTCGCGGATTTCTTGCGGCCGACACTATTGTCAGGCTTGGGGATATTTCTGTCAGCAGTTGTTGCCCCTTTTCCAGACTGATGACCTGCGATGTTCCGCTTAATCCGAGTGTGAGCATGGATGTATGGACGGGTGGGGTAATGTCTGATGAAAGCACCCCAGCATCCTGATGGCGGATGAAATACTCGATCCAGCGTGGTTTCAGCAGGTGTGCTGCAAAAATGAACATGCGGGTTCTCAGGGGCTGTCCTTTTTCACCTAGTGCGATATACAGGTCAAGCAGCGCACCTGTGACGCCAGCCGCATCGCTGAGATGTATGTGGAGGTAGATTCGCTGCACGTGGGAGCGCAGGTCGGATGGCTCATGAGTAATCTGTCGGGCCAGATAGCTCAAAGCCTGCTCCCACCAGTTGCCAGCATCCAGCCAGAGTTGCTTTTCTCCGGGGATACGGAATGCGGCGTCGATATTGGGATCGATCTTTCGAACGTGCTGGAGCTGATGCTCTTGACTTGGGTGAGTGATGACGCGCAATTTCGTTGCCAAGGTGTAGGTCGGGTAATGGCGTTTCTGACAGTTAAAAGGTTTTAGATCATTTTAATGATATTTTCTGCGGCACGTTTTACGTCGAGAAAGATCAAACCCAATTTGGCAGTGGGTTTTGCCAATACAGTGACAACTGCCTCGTCGCCAGCATGCATCATGAGTACATAACCCCTGTTGCCTTTAACCAGAACCTGTTCGAGCTCGCCGCGGGCAAGTTCCTGAGCGGTACGGTCTCCCAGTGAGAGCATGGCGGCACTCATCGCGCCAACCCGGTCTTCATCCATTCCCGCGGGCAGTTGTGATGCCATCATCAAACCATCCGTGGAGATAACCCCGGATGCCTCAATATCGGCTGAAGTGCCGTTAAGATCATTCAATATAGAATTTAGCATGTCTGAGCGCATGTTATTGTCCCCAACTATCTAAAATTATTGTAGTTTTCTATTGTTATCATTACTTTTATAGCCACGGAGGGGGAGTGGAAAATTTCTCCTCTCTAGGCGGTGGAACACTCTCTTAAACTCATGGCGCGAAGGTAGCGGCAGGTATTTCTATCCATCCAGGTTTCCATAGCGTTTGTTCAATGCCCAAATCAGCTGGGTCAATACCGGTTGATTAAGATGTGGTACACCGCCAATGATGAGTACAAAACGGTGTACACCAATATAGATCGGCCAGAATCCAACCTGGCTGTTTCCTGCCGCATCCACCAATGCCCATGCACTGGTCCAGAATTCTAGCTTATCATGCAGGATATTGCGTCGGCGTTCGTGCATCGAAGCAATATCTGCGCTGATAGCAGACAAGTTTACCGCTGTATCCGGGGAAAACCCGAGGGAATTGATGGAAAATCCTTGTTCGTCCGCCAATATTGCTTTGCCGCTGCCTGAAAGTTTCAGGAGCATCTTTGGCAACAAATCCTCGAGTGTTCCCTCGGGCGCAGGCTGCCTCACTTCAAAGCCCTCGATCCAGCCCATGGTCTGGGACTTTAAAAGGGTCTCTATTGTCTCTTCTTCATCGACACAGCTCCATGATGTCAGGGTTTCAATGGTTAAACGATGGCTCGATTCTCCATTCATCATGGCGCGCAGCATGATTCTGGCGATTGTCGGGTCTGGTGTGGAGACACAGTAGTAGGCGCCGGCAGGCGTCGGCAGTACAAACAACCCTTTTTTTAGAAGATAGTTATTCACGTCAGGCAGCTAATTTCGGATCCAGTGAAAAAATAAGCGCTTCGATAAGTAATGCTACGTCGATATGATTTCTTGCATCTACCGAAAAAACAGGAATATTAGGAAGGATATTCCGCAATTGTGCCTGATATTCGTCAATCGAGGGGGTTGAGCAGAGATCCATCTTGGTAATACCGATGGCAACTCTGTTTTTTGAGGTGAACTTTTTGAACGAGCGGAGGAAAAAGTGCAGGTCACTGAAAGGGTCGGTGCGTGAGCTGTCGATAAGCAGTATCAGACCGACGCTGCCCTTGCTTAGAATATCCCACATGAAGTCGAAGCGTGGTTCGCCTGGGGTGCCATATAGATGGAGCGTACCAATGCCGGATAGCGTCATCAATCCGTAATCCATGGCGACCGTTGTGGTCTCTTTATATTCCTGGGTGATGTCAGACGCAAGGGCTTCAGTAGTCAGGGGTGGGGTATTGCTTACACTACTGATTGCAGTGGTCTTCCCCGCGCCAACCGATCCCGCAATGAGTATTTTGTAGTTGTCCATCTAGTTATTCACTGCGGCCATACTCAGCGTGATTTCAACTGATGCAGGATTCTTTTGAACAGCGTGGGTTTGCCATAAGATTTGATGGCTAGTGTCGGGATACCGGTTTCCGTATTCATGTCTGCCTCTGTAGCTGCCAGTCCGATGGCATGGGCGGCACTGTAAAAGGCAAAGACGTAGCGCTGAGGAATATTCAGTACCTGGGCTGTAGTGGCCAACGAGTGTTTCTGCTGTGACCAGAGCGCAGTAATCCGTGTGGCGTGTGGAAAAATCTGCAGACGTGTCAGATTGGGCCAGTGTTTAAGCCGGACTGCCTGGTGGGGGTTGGTGCCGGCAGGCATACGGCCCAAGCTGCTCCAGAGTGTGAGTTCCCAGACGAAAGCCTCTATTGGACGACGGCGTGTCCGGCCTGGCATGTCACAAACCGAATCCTGCAAGGAGGGAAGGCACTTATCTGTTTCAATAGGTTGAGAGGCGAGAGAATGCAATTGCTGCTCTTCAATCTCAATCAATACTTCTCGGGTCATTGGAACAATGGTGATTGTGCCGTGATGGCTGGAGATGCTGGCAGGCCGGCAATAAGTTTCAGCAAGCTTAACAGCCTCCAGTACTCGTCCGATCAGGAAGTGTTGTGGGTCGTATTGTACTTGGGCGAGTTGTGCTTTGTTATACAGATCCACATCTGGGGTGCTGCCGATAAATATCTCGACCACCTCGTTTCCCAGGCTTTCAATAGACATCTGTCTGGATGGGGTATCGGCAGGCGGCAGGTTATTGGTTAGCTCAATGCCTTTGCGAGTGCGCAATTCGGTGCGTCTGATCTTCTCTTTTTCCAGGCGGCCCTGCAGCGCCTTGGCCCTGAGTTGCAGTTCCTGATGTAGGTGGTTGAAAGTAAGATCGGTTTTAGCGGATGGTTTGGGCAGAGTAACCGAATTTACTTCCCTGTATTGGTGATGATCCTGCAGAAATTGTCGCCTGATCTTTTCCAGCGCTTCATACAGCAGTTTTGCCTGTAATGGTTTTTGCAGCCATATTGCGCCTTCGGCCTGTGTCTCATGCAAGGAGAGGAGAATCGTAGGGCAGCGGTATTGACGCTCGATCTGGCTTGCCCAGATAGACTTGCCGTGGAGGCCATCCAGATCGATCAGGCAGATATCGGCGGAGTGGGGATTCTCGTTGACGACATAATCGCCATGGCAGTTTTCCGAGAAGAAGTAACGCAATCTGTTTTCGAGGCGCGTATTAATATCGAGCAGACCGATTCTCAGTGGCCTGTCGTAATCTTCCTGCGGCAGCACATCCGGCGTTACAAAAGATTTCTTGACGGGCCTGCCTCCTTTGCGTTTTAGAGCTTTCATAACTACATGTTTTTTAAGGGTTGTCTTATTCTAAAGTACTAATATAGTGCTCTGCAAAGTTCCAGAGACTGGCATGAAATCGAACATTACATCGGTCTGCAATTTGTCCGCCTAGGCTCCTGATTTTCTCTCCAATGGGGGAAAGTGAGGATTACGTCACAGAATATAGTGAATAGGGGGAGGGTAGGTCAATCCGCCAGTTGTTAATGATCATTAACAATTCTGTTGATAGGATTTGGGAAGGTGTTACCGCCTGTCCGCAAGTGAGATCATCTCTTCTGCGTGAGCGAGGGTCTGTTCAGTGATTTCGATGCCGCCCAACATGCGGGCGATCTCCTGGATTCGGCTCTCATCCCCCAGTGGGGTGATCTCCGTGCGGGTCAGCTTATTGGTCGTGCTTTTCTGCACCTGGAGGTGGTTCAAAGCCTGTGCCGCTACTTGGGGCAGGTGGGTGACGCAGAGAATTTGCCTGGACTCACCGAGGGTGCGCAGCATCTGGCCTACGATCTCAGCCACACTGCCGCCGATGCCGACGTCGACCTCATCGAATACGAGGGTCGGGGTATCACCGTAACGGATGGTGGCGACCTGGATGGCCAGACTGATGCGGGAGAGTTCACCGCCGGAGGCCACTTTGTTAAGGGGCTGCAGAGGCATGCCAGGATTGGCGGAGACCATGAATTCGATCAGATCGAGCCCAGAGCCGTTGGCGTCTGCTGCGTTGATCTCCTTTAGGGTGACATCGAAACGTCCACCGGGCATACCCAGTTGTTGCATGGCGGCACTGATCTCCTGAGCCAGTCGTTTGCCGGTCAGACGACGCTTGCCGCTCAGTTTTTTCGCCTGCCCTAAAAACGCCTCCCGCTGTTTTTCAACACGAACGGACAGGGTCTCCAGCGTTACATCGGCGTTTTCCAACTGCGCCAGTTCCTGCAGGACCTGCTGCAGGCGTTGGGGGAGTCTCTCCGGGCTGACCCGGTATTTTCGCGCCATGTCATGCAGTGCGCCGATGCGCGCTTCCACTTGCTGCAGGCTTTCGGGATCGAGTTCAAGACCTGAGAGATAGTTGCGCAGGCCGATCAGGGCCTCATCCACCTGAATCAGGGCGCTCGCCAGCATTTCCCCGGGTTCTTCGAGATTGCTGTCCAGCTCCTGCAGTGCGCTGAGTTCATCACTCAGACGTGCGAGTTGGCTGCGCAGAGACGGCTCGTTC from Gammaproteobacteria bacterium (ex Lamellibrachia satsuma) harbors:
- a CDS encoding GTP-binding protein — protein: MDNYKILIAGSVGAGKTTAISSVSNTPPLTTEALASDITQEYKETTTVAMDYGLMTLSGIGTLHLYGTPGEPRFDFMWDILSKGSVGLILLIDSSRTDPFSDLHFFLRSFKKFTSKNRVAIGITKMDLCSTPSIDEYQAQLRNILPNIPVFSVDARNHIDVALLIEALIFSLDPKLAA
- a CDS encoding sodium-dependent transporter → MTERTSIHGQWSSRLVFILAATGSAVGLGNIWKFPYITGENGGGAFVLVYLLCIAVVGIPIMMAEVMLGRRGRQSPINTMTALAKEEGASSAWSLVGWSGVLAGFIILSYYSVIAGWALAYVFRVAGGIFNGADAAGVQAVFTGLTGDPERLIAWHTLFMLMSMAVVARGVRAGLEKAVTYLMPALFVLLFVLLGYAMSTGAFIDGLKFLFQPDFGKLFYVCETVAGSESCELSGSPVLVAMGHAFFTLSLGMGAIMVYGSYMPKGTSIARSAVLIALLDTLVALVAGMAIFPIVFANGLEPGSGPGLIFQTLPIAFGAMPGGQFFGTLFFVLLVFAAWSSAISLIEPAVAWLVENRGLTRVRASAVIGMTTWVLGLGSIFSFNIWSGDEYKLFGKTFFDLLDYLAANIMLPLGGLLIALFAGWLMKRESSVDEFAMHAWRYGLWRVLIRYVSPLAVVVVFLNAVGIF
- the smpB gene encoding SsrA-binding protein SmpB, whose translation is MGKKSKSAKSSGGSTIALNKKAKHDFFIEERYEAGISLQGWEVKSLREGRVQIKESYVIIQNGEAYLFGAHITPLKTASTHVTTDPTRSRKLLLHRRELSKLIGLVERKGYTLVPTALYWKKGYAKLEIGLAKGKKQHDKRSSDKDRDWKREKERIFKRG
- a CDS encoding outer membrane protein assembly factor BamE; translation: MQKILISLLVSTLLILGGCSSWRDFSLVHIPDIQQGNIVTPEVVAELKPGMSRKQVRFLLGTPLLVDVFHQNRWDYLFSIKRRNDPLEIKHFSVFFDGDSMVRYSGDIKPAENIAEQKEKKELVVSVPDYTGELGIVDKALQKAGLDIEDD
- a CDS encoding RnfH family protein, whose amino-acid sequence is MRCTVTDEGILVEVAYGKLDEQVILVVKGASGMTVRNAIESSGVLEQFPEIDPDSAKVGIFGKLTKQETVLNSGDRVEIYRPLIADPKEARKKRAAEGKVMRKGGGEQS
- the fur gene encoding ferric iron uptake transcriptional regulator, with the translated sequence MDNQEIRKAGLKVTLPRVKILELLEASVPRHVSAEDVYKMLLEKGEEIGLATVYRVLTQFEAAGLVTRHNFEGGHAVFELDRGEHHDHIVCVLCGKVEEFMDATIEERQKEIAAEHGFEMEDHSLIIYGRCINPSCPGRES
- a CDS encoding IS1182 family transposase, giving the protein MSDKFRTINRDTPYLLPPSLQDWLPENHLARFIVDIVEQLDLKELESQYGGGGKAPYHPAILLSLLFYGYATGVFSSRKLEQATYDSVAFRFITADSHPDHDTIATFRKRFLKELKGFFVQILVIAKAMSLLKIGNVSLDGTKVKANASKHKAMSWGYANKLEEQLHREVELLLKKAEQADAEEEPELDIPEELKRREDRLAAIAKAKKEIERRARERFEKERAEYEEKVKRRKEREEKTGKKARGRVPKPPEEGPQEKDQVNFTDEESRIMPSSEGFVQAYNAQAAVDTGTHLIVENHITQQPNDKQEIEPALAQLKAAEEQLGKPQGLLADTGYFSEENVNRCEAQEITPYLSDSREQHNLPLEERLKQVPPCPEDADMLTRMRHRLSTPEGKAVYATRKSTVETVFGIIKEVMGFRQFHLRGSDSAQGEWNLVCTAWNLKRMHALAG
- a CDS encoding type II toxin-antitoxin system RatA family toxin produces the protein MPVVSKSALVHHSAEEMYRLVCDFESYPEFLPWCSASRLISRTEDQICGELEVSRLGIRQRFSTCNALVSNERMDIQLRDGPFRKLQGGWRFIPLKTDASKVELVLDFEFSGKLIDAAFGKVFNHIATTLVDSFCKRADEVYRD